tatattacggtttcacccaatatatctcaagttctttagagaatttatgtctcgtgttttcgtTCCATAAGTGCaaacattggatctagttcaactgaataagatagtcaattggccaggcaaaattctttgttgccattaaagttgatgtggaaattggttgctactatgatacacacattacattgtatataccaacacctattgaccaggtgcatttccaactctttcatttatgatgggagctataattacatcttagcttcatcccatattcagctgatacctatactttggtgtcattactacttgGAAAAAATACaactttgtctcatgatataaatGTCCCTTTctacatgctttatatgagtcattacgtctaacccttattacttcggagttctttccattttcaattttgctacatttggcttaatttgagaaatttctttgtcTCAATATGCCAAGAGAATCtgactacacatgtcaaccaattactttaggttgaatagattactaaagaCAGTTCTCTTATTGTCATATTTCAatatatactggttcgttagtatcatggatgaagtagagaaattgaaattttctgactcatataattttttttgtgagttcttccaaaaaatttggaatacatgtgattttatttgcaacgtatcttttgaaaataccgactcttaatagtcgagccagtggattgcatcccacggaacatttcaaatttgggaagaaaatatcaagtacacaataatggtgctcaagtacttctaaaccccaaataaatattttttattttttttaaagggggaagttattaaaacaaaaaatcaacaaTCATGCCCAAGGGCttacaagaaaaaagaaaagaaagataaacAAAAATACAATGACAACCAAAAATAAGAACTATACTACTCAAACCTATAATAAGGTTGGTCAGGGTATTCCATTCTAACAAGACTATCTGGTCAGTTATCAAAGCACAATCTTTGTCCCTTCATCAAGTAAACTCCCTTTTTGGCAAAATGATCAGCAGAAAAGTTGGTCTCCCTGTAAGCATGCCTGAAAGAAAAAGATAGAGAGTTGTTGATGATCTTCTGCCATCTTACCAGTAGAAACCAAGGTATTCTTTGTTGTATTAAGGATATAATGCAAGCTTTAGAATCAGATTGTAGAATAACTTTTGTCTTCTGGTTTTCAAGAGCCCATTCCAGAGCTCTTATACTAGCTATGAATTTTGCAACATAGTTTGAAACAATTCCCAGACCACCAGTTTCAGTATAAACAAAAACTCCTGCAGAGTTTCTAACAATAAACCCATAACCAGCAATTCCCAGGTTGCCCCTAgaagctccatcacaacataaCAGAAGTTCATCTTTCTCAGGCAAACAGAAGTAAATAACAGTTATCTTGTGTCTGCTAAGTTTGCCATAttgaatatggaaaaataaaagaaTATCCCTCTCAGTAGCAGTCCCCCACATAACTCCTTTTATTCTACATTGACAATCATAGGCTATTTTCTTGATCTTATTTTGAATCTTGAGCAAATCAGGTTTACCATTATCATAACAGATATCATTTCTCAGAAACCACAGTTCCACCATTAAGGTGAAAGAACAAATAAACCACAGATCTTTAATGACATGGCTAGAATGTTTTATAAGAAGTAAAATATCTTCAAAGGAATTAGGTTTAAGTAGGTGGAATATACCTCCAAGCCATTTCCAAAGCAGAGTGCTGAAATTGCAATTCCATAGGATATGAGTCATAGAGTCTTCTCCTTTATGGCAGATAAAACATCTagaaaccccaaataaatacattggaattgagttggtacaaccaattaaacaaaagacaccattcaagtataacaaatatcatattcaagagaataaaataacactaaaaccaaaactcttaatgatcaacaatcataattAAATTGACTATTTATatgatatggacttatcttaagacaaagataaacaaaactaggcatgttctaaaaacaaagaaataagcCTAGCAAGTATTTAATGTAAAGACCCACATTAATGTTATAGTTACATACCTTTGGGGCTTTGGTTCCCCTGTATATAAACAGAACCGGAACGGATTTAACCGCGCACGTCCCAAAAGCAGGAAAACAGGAACATGACACCAAAACCAAGATCAAACTGGAACATCATAGACCGGTTTGGATCGGATCGGGCCGGTTTGGATTGGACCGGGACGGGACGGGACGGATCGGGTCACTGGAACGGGCAGACCGGGTCAGTTAGACTGGATCGGATCGGACCGCATTTGACCGAACCGGGCAGGAAAAAATCCACCAGATTTACTTTCTCCTCGGAGACGCGAACATGAACTTTTCATTTTCACGGAGATTTCCCACCGACGGAACTGTGGTTTCCCACCGACATCACTGGATCACAACAtaaccaatatatatatatatattagtatacGTGATTAAATCACATCATAAACATACAACAAATATActaatattataaaatataatGTATTTGCATTATAAAATGTATTCACAAATACAAATCAAATCACAGATCAGATTTAATCTATACACATTCACAAATAAATATATTGGACGGCTAtgctaaaatcaaaatcataggaAAAAAATAGATCCAACTTAGTTGATTTGATTCCAGCGATTTCAACATTAGTTTGAAGATAATTGCATAATTGTGTTGATGTAAATCATCCATGTAGGGAAAAAAATCAATCGATCCAAGCTAGCTCTGCGGTatagcttcgtgcatgataacgtattGCAGTTGGAatatagagaagataaagaggaaGCGAGAAGTTTCTATCGGTCTAGGTAAACAGTGTTACATAAATATATTCCTTTATATACAAGTAGGAAGAAGATCCTAGACactatattgggccgcacatccatgggctacaagccctacaacatttttaaattttttgatcTATTTTTTAAAACAATGGAATTTCTATAAATATGTGCATTTCTAGTGGCTTTTTTAATCCGGTGTTATTTAATATACATTTCTACCCTTAATGTTTATTAAAATTACATGATATAATAGAGATTAATAATTTATATAAGGAAAATTTAGTAATTTAGGGGGACTCTTACCAAAAATACCTCTTTTAGtaagataagataagataagatTAACCTAGAGATTATGCCATGATGTTTATTATGCACTTTTTTACTAAAAAATAGCCCTGATTTTGTAAAAGTAATAACCTTCCCAGAAGATTTACTAAATAGGTTAATAGCTTCTAAAAGATTCTTGCAACTGCCTAAGTCAGCTTTAGTAAAGATAAGCAGgtcatctgcaaaaaaacagATGGGAGATAGGGGTTGATTTAGGAGTTAATTTGATGCAAGGAACTTGTTTAACTGATTCTAAGTGACAAAGAAGCCTTGAAAATACTTTCATACAAAGGATGAATAGATATGGGAAAATGAATCCCTTTGTCTTATTACCCTGGAAGGCTTAAACTCTTTACATGGATTCCCATTTAACAAGATAGAGATAGAAGAAGTTGAGATACATTGAAAAATCAGATCACACCAATGTTTAGAGAAACCAAAAGATTGTAAtgtttttatcaagaaattccaATTTACTTTGTCAAATTCCTTTGACATATATATCTTAGCTCTTATATTTcctgctttttttcttttttttttcttttaattttcttcataGAATGGACAATCTCATGAGCAACAATAATATTGTCTGAGATTTGTCCAGAAGAGAGGAAGGCAGATTGTAAGGGAGAAATAAAATTTTCCAAAGGTTTTTTGAATCTGTTTGCCAGTAACTTAGATATGACTTTCTAAGGAGTGTTACAGAGGTCAATTGGCCTTAAATCAGCTGGAGATTTTAGATTTTTAATCTTAGGTATTAAGAATAAGAAAGTTTTGCTCAAATCCTGATGTAGTTGTTTGTTTATGAAGAAATCTTGAACCACTGCTATCATTTGAGTACCAACAATTTCTCAATTGCGTTTGAAAAATCTCACTGAAAAGCCTTCTGGGCCCGGAGCTTTATTAGGTTTTAGCTTTTTCACCACATCTCATATTTCCTATGGAGTTGGAACAACAGTTAATGCTCTATTCTCTTCCAGTAAAATACAAGGCTTAACATGTTTAAAGATTTCTTCCTCAATAATGTTGGAGGTTTCAGAGAAGAGATCAGAAAAATAAGATATGAGGACATCTTCAATTTCATGTCTAGAAGAAACTACATTATTATTGATATCTTGAATGCAATcaatattatttcttttctttctttttaagtTGGTTACATGAAAAAACTTTGTTTCTTTCTCATAAAGCAATAGTATTGTTCCTGCTAGACTGTTGTTTTGCTATTTCTTCTTGAGTGTCATACAAAGTTTCTAGTTCTAGAATATTTATGTTTAAAAGCTTCTAATTTGTGACCTCTAAAAGTTCAACTAATAATTGTTCTATTTGCTTTAGAAGTATTTTTatttggttttccaaaaatatttttcttccaagaaCTTAAGTTTTCTCCTAGCACAGATATGTTTTGGATTGGATTTAAAGCAGGAGAGGTAGAAAGCTGATTTCAGGATTGTCTTATGACCTCTAAGCATGAAGTTCTTTAAGCCATGCatcataaaacttaaaagtaggaatttttaagtccatgaactaccgatttgagaaataactagcttgggtacgcatactaccttagctaccggattttgagttggttttagtttccaaactcagcagacttttagggtgaaaaagttccgccagtacgcgtacctaaggtgactggttttttagttcgtaaacttcaaacttagcagaatttcacggacgtgaatttccgccagtacgcgtacccaacctgtctccttcaccaatgccgtatgcacacatatgcacgcacttggtttctggcacatggatttatacactaatgtgtgaaaacactatatgcttacatccataggtggttacatattctcaactctatatttcaatcattgaaatattcttctatattGTTATAACAGtcattagacataaagaatcgactatcgtcatcaaagctattttcaagattgaaacgtcatcatgactttcgtcacgggtaaagatgaagatggttaaagaaaaaacttaccaacacgtatttcgagaaaagataggcgagtaaactcggctcgaaataacaaatgtgtatgtatgaaaactattatacttatacgacttttgtctcaagagtaggagagagagtagatagacttttgagtgacaagatgagttcaagtctccacataccttttggtcggatgaagttccactggttccttgagtagttcttcatctttgcaagataatcgtcatggagtcttgagctcaactattcctaactatcctagaccgagacttagtcataagtattctagaaatcaagacatatagttttgatcactaatattgacaaacatgcttgagataggaacgcatgcgagttcgaccgagcaatgctctaacaaaggtaTTCGATTAGAATTGAATAATCGAATCAtatacttcgataagtctaactaagatcacaattaacttagtttctcttatccggaatcgaattggactaaacaattgatcctgaaaacctttttgttaagccataaataattaatacaaaccaaataaatcaacttgcataaccatttatctcaaccagaagcaattgaaacaaacatagacattaaagtaccacaattgcaccgaaatttcgtaagcctaaacaattgataccaaaccataaagaaagataacaatagtttttctatcccgaagcaattttccctaatagtgtGACAGCCCGGATTTTCGGACTTTCTGCGGAAATGGATTCGACCTTGTGGGTCGGGTCCGATCCAGCTAGCAACTCCAAATTTCCGGACCGCCACTCGTGTATGACCagattttggttttaaaagattttcataaaatacaaaattcaactCAAACGAAATTTATTAAATGCAATATAATAttacttttaaaattacaaaatTGTAAAGTACTAATTATAAAATTGAAAGTACACAATCGAAACAGACCAACACCTCGATTGAATATAAAACGCAATGCCCAATCCCCGTGATACATAATAATTTCGTTTACGGCTAGTCTTTCTTCGTTCTCTGTGGAAAGGAAGGAAAAAGGGGTGAGAAAACCACAGCCCAATAGgaagtttcaaaaaataatagagtgcatcgaaaaacaaacaaatgcaGTAGATACAATAATAAAATTCATGCACAAAaaatccacaacaatacttacgcCAATCTCAACCACGAATACTTAacatttcttactcaaaatcttcaacctcaaattctagatcattaatctagtttccatagttattccggtaaacaaaccacaaTTATTCACGAACAA
Above is a genomic segment from Papaver somniferum cultivar HN1 chromosome 10, ASM357369v1, whole genome shotgun sequence containing:
- the LOC113316218 gene encoding uncharacterized protein LOC113316218 translates to MVELWFLRNDICYDNGKPDLLKIQNKIKKIAYDCQCRIKGVMWGTATERDILLFFHIQYGKLSRHKITVIYFCLPEKDELLLCCDGASRGNLGIAGYGFIVRNSAGVFVYTETGGLGIVSNYVAKFIASIRALEWALENQKTKVILQSDSKACIISLIQQRIPWFLLVRWQKIINNSLSFSFRHAYRETNFSADHFAKKGVYLMKGQRLCFDN